A single Nitrosospira multiformis ATCC 25196 DNA region contains:
- a CDS encoding thioredoxin family protein: MASLETPVCDFGWKAIDFNLPGVDGKHYNLASVKGEKGLLVMFICNHCPYVKAVRERIIRDVKELREQGIGAIAIMSNDPSDYPEDSFENMGRVAREYAYPFPYVWDETQEVAKAYGAVCTPDFFGFNHKLELQYRGRLDASRKEAAPVDARRDLFEGMLQVARTGGGPKDQIPSIGCSIKWRAD, encoded by the coding sequence ATGGCGAGCCTGGAAACACCAGTCTGTGATTTCGGCTGGAAAGCAATTGATTTCAATTTACCGGGAGTAGATGGAAAACATTACAATCTGGCCTCAGTCAAGGGTGAAAAAGGATTGCTGGTGATGTTCATCTGCAATCATTGTCCTTATGTGAAGGCCGTGCGCGAACGCATCATCCGCGACGTCAAGGAATTGCGTGAGCAGGGTATCGGTGCTATCGCAATCATGTCCAACGATCCATCGGACTACCCCGAGGACTCATTTGAAAACATGGGGCGCGTAGCCCGGGAATATGCCTACCCCTTTCCCTATGTCTGGGATGAAACGCAGGAAGTAGCAAAGGCATATGGCGCAGTCTGCACGCCGGATTTTTTCGGCTTCAATCACAAGCTCGAATTGCAGTATCGCGGCCGCCTGGATGCTTCCCGGAAGGAAGCCGCGCCGGTGGATGCGCGGCGCGACCTTTTCGAAGGAATGCTTCAGGTGGCCCGCACCGGCGGTGGTCCGAAGGACCAGATTCCCAGCATCGGCTGCTCCATCAAATGGCGAGCGGATTAG
- a CDS encoding 16S rRNA (uracil(1498)-N(3))-methyltransferase gives MTLPRFYCPIEILAGQTLELPSAVAHHAARVLRLEAGDEVVLFNGDGGEFTCVILRASKQGVDVVVERHVQVERESPLTILLAQAVCMGEKMDWIVQKAVELGVTRIQPLITKQSVVRLGGERGEKRVSHLQKVVISACEQCGRNHVPEVLPLATLRNWLGRQTEARRMSSDSLSPDACFMLSPFATKGLRDFKHSSNIGSIILLVGPEGGFTQDEEAAAMVAGFIPLRLGHRILRTESAALAAVGAMQALWGDY, from the coding sequence ATGACGCTTCCCCGCTTTTACTGCCCTATCGAAATTCTTGCGGGACAGACCCTGGAATTGCCCTCAGCAGTTGCGCATCATGCCGCTCGCGTCCTGAGACTCGAGGCAGGCGATGAAGTCGTGTTGTTCAATGGCGACGGTGGAGAATTCACGTGTGTCATTTTGCGAGCCAGCAAGCAGGGTGTGGATGTTGTCGTCGAAAGGCATGTACAGGTCGAGCGCGAATCCCCGCTTACCATTCTGCTTGCTCAAGCGGTGTGCATGGGTGAAAAGATGGACTGGATCGTGCAGAAAGCAGTGGAACTGGGTGTAACCCGGATTCAGCCTCTCATTACCAAGCAGAGTGTCGTGAGACTTGGCGGCGAACGCGGGGAAAAACGCGTGAGCCATTTGCAAAAAGTCGTTATCTCCGCATGCGAGCAATGCGGCAGAAACCATGTGCCGGAAGTGCTGCCGCTCGCGACCCTCCGGAACTGGCTGGGTAGGCAAACCGAAGCACGCAGAATGTCCAGTGACAGTCTTTCCCCCGATGCTTGCTTCATGCTCTCGCCTTTTGCAACAAAGGGTTTGCGGGATTTCAAGCACTCTTCGAATATCGGCTCGATCATTTTGCTCGTGGGGCCCGAAGGAGGGTTTACCCAGGATGAGGAAGCGGCTGCAATGGTTGCGGGTTTCATTCCATTGCGTCTGGGTCACCGCATACTGCGAACGGAGAGCGCCGCACTGGCGGCAGTGGGAGCAATGCAGGCGCTATGGGGTGATTATTGA
- the argA gene encoding amino-acid N-acetyltransferase, whose protein sequence is MDFVTWFRSVAPYINSFRHKVFVVAFGGEVVADGKFIELVHDLNLLASLGVRLVLVHGARPQIESRLNEHDLQTTYIRGMRVTDAAALQCVKESIGRVRVEIEALLSMGLPNSPMANAAIRVASGNFVTARPIGVIEGIDLMHTGEVRKVDISAIRSRLEQGELALLSPLGYSPTGEIFNLTLENVAAEAAIALKAEKLIFLMDTQGIEKSTADSEQALLLRELTVGEGRSLLKEFGRKMVQLAEDAQLYLPFALHACERGVSRVHLISRHVDGAILQELFTHSGIGTMISEGPLQNLRDARIEDVGAILQLIEPLEADGTLVRRSRELLEMEIDRFVVIEHDRMIVGCAALYPFPDDMAGELACLTVHPDYRSAGCGDALLKAIEAKARSQGSKKLFVLTTRTAHWFVERGFLSADVSQLPKVKQGLYNYQRRSKVFMKPL, encoded by the coding sequence ATGGATTTTGTGACCTGGTTCCGGTCGGTAGCGCCTTATATCAACAGCTTCCGTCATAAAGTTTTCGTAGTCGCTTTCGGCGGGGAAGTCGTTGCGGACGGGAAATTCATCGAACTCGTACACGATCTCAATCTGCTCGCCAGCTTAGGCGTACGTCTGGTGCTGGTGCACGGTGCGCGCCCACAGATCGAGTCGCGCTTAAACGAACATGATCTGCAGACGACATATATACGGGGTATGCGCGTCACCGATGCGGCTGCGTTGCAGTGTGTCAAGGAATCGATAGGGCGGGTACGTGTCGAAATCGAAGCGCTGCTGTCAATGGGTTTGCCGAATTCACCGATGGCCAACGCTGCAATTCGCGTCGCCAGCGGCAACTTTGTTACTGCACGGCCAATCGGCGTGATAGAGGGTATTGACCTGATGCATACCGGAGAAGTACGCAAGGTGGATATTTCCGCCATCCGCTCGCGGCTCGAGCAGGGTGAGTTGGCATTACTGTCGCCGCTTGGCTACTCCCCTACCGGCGAGATCTTTAATTTGACACTGGAAAATGTCGCAGCTGAGGCTGCAATCGCTCTCAAGGCCGAGAAACTCATATTTCTGATGGATACCCAGGGGATCGAAAAGAGCACTGCAGACAGCGAACAGGCGTTGCTGCTGCGGGAACTGACGGTGGGGGAGGGCAGGAGCCTACTTAAGGAGTTTGGGAGGAAAATGGTACAACTTGCCGAGGATGCGCAGCTTTATCTGCCTTTTGCCCTGCACGCCTGTGAACGCGGAGTATCGCGCGTCCACCTCATAAGCCGGCACGTGGATGGCGCTATTTTACAGGAGCTATTCACCCACAGCGGCATCGGGACAATGATATCCGAAGGTCCGTTGCAAAACCTGCGGGATGCCCGAATAGAGGACGTGGGCGCGATTTTGCAACTGATCGAGCCTCTCGAAGCGGACGGGACGTTGGTGCGGCGGAGTCGCGAGTTGCTGGAGATGGAGATTGATCGTTTCGTCGTGATCGAGCATGATCGCATGATTGTCGGCTGTGCGGCGCTCTATCCTTTTCCGGACGACATGGCGGGCGAGCTCGCCTGTCTTACCGTTCATCCTGACTATCGTAGTGCGGGCTGTGGAGATGCGCTGCTCAAGGCTATCGAGGCGAAGGCGAGATCCCAGGGCAGTAAAAAACTGTTCGTCCTTACCACCCGGACAGCCCACTGGTTCGTCGAGCGCGGCTTCCTTTCAGCAGACGTCAGTCAATTACCCAAGGTGAAGCAGGGGCTATACAATTATCAACGGCGCTCGAAGGTATTTATGAAACCCCTTTAA
- a CDS encoding ThiF family adenylyltransferase has translation MVQDFSYREATSRNIGWVTPVEQEILRYKRIAIAGLGGVGGIHLLTLARLGIGAFHIADFDVFDLVNFNRQVGATVSSLNRPKSEVLAAMARDINPELNIKIFPRGVNPDNLPEFFEDVDLYIDGLDFFAFSARAVTFSACEERGIPAITAAPLGMGSALLNFLPGKMTFEEYFQWGDLPEVEKALRFLIGLAPTGLHARYLLDPSSINLKERRGPSTIMGCQLCAGIAATEALKILLNRGTVLAAPHGVHFDAYRNKLIRTWRPGGNSNPLQQFSLAIARRRLSKKNTNKLFGDPEPYSSTGTIIPSESTGCEDESKRPPELKSYTLIEQILDLARWAPSGDNTQPWRFQIVGDNSLTIHGFDTRDHCVYDLDGRPSQISIGALLETISIAATGHGLKTSIQRRPDCSDTKPTFDIHFGSDPHLKPDPLIPYIRYRSVQRRPMSTRPLTGREKSALEAAVKPQYDILWLEGFSRRLEMARFLFDNAKLRLIMPEAYQVHRAIIQWNSRYSADKVPDQALGVDPFTARLMHWIMGSWDRVEFFNTFLAGTWAPRLQMDLIPAMACGGHFVILAPHAPRSIDDYVSAGRVMQRFWLTATKLGLQLQPEITPLVFARYSRESIPFSKTKQCITLATSLTRRLGHILGEEVATRAVFMGRIGAGKRPASRSIRLELEQMLWRLRAGA, from the coding sequence ATGGTTCAGGATTTCTCATATCGTGAGGCCACCTCCCGCAATATTGGGTGGGTAACACCTGTCGAACAGGAAATTCTACGGTACAAACGCATTGCAATTGCCGGTCTGGGCGGCGTAGGGGGTATTCATCTGCTGACCTTGGCTCGGCTGGGGATTGGCGCATTTCATATTGCGGATTTTGATGTTTTTGATCTGGTCAATTTCAACCGCCAGGTAGGCGCCACGGTCTCGAGCCTCAATCGGCCAAAGAGCGAGGTTTTAGCCGCAATGGCACGAGATATCAATCCGGAACTGAATATCAAAATCTTTCCTCGGGGCGTCAATCCGGATAATTTGCCGGAATTTTTCGAGGACGTTGATCTGTATATCGATGGTCTCGACTTTTTCGCCTTTTCAGCTCGCGCAGTAACGTTTTCGGCCTGTGAGGAGCGAGGTATTCCCGCCATCACGGCCGCTCCTTTAGGCATGGGATCGGCATTATTGAATTTCCTGCCTGGCAAAATGACCTTCGAAGAGTATTTTCAGTGGGGTGATCTACCCGAGGTGGAAAAGGCCCTCCGTTTCTTGATAGGACTCGCGCCCACTGGTCTCCATGCCCGTTACCTGCTGGATCCCTCCAGCATCAATCTCAAGGAACGCCGCGGTCCCTCAACGATAATGGGTTGCCAACTCTGCGCGGGTATTGCAGCTACTGAAGCTCTGAAGATCCTGCTGAATCGCGGTACGGTTTTGGCCGCTCCACATGGAGTTCATTTCGACGCCTACCGCAATAAACTGATCCGTACCTGGCGTCCGGGCGGGAACAGCAATCCTCTCCAGCAGTTCAGTCTCGCAATTGCAAGGCGTCGCCTGAGCAAAAAAAATACTAACAAGCTCTTCGGAGATCCGGAGCCCTATTCTTCCACGGGTACTATCATTCCCTCTGAATCGACAGGCTGTGAGGACGAAAGTAAAAGGCCACCCGAGCTCAAGTCATATACATTAATCGAGCAAATCCTCGATCTTGCCAGGTGGGCGCCGAGCGGAGACAATACCCAGCCTTGGCGGTTCCAGATCGTCGGGGACAATTCCCTGACAATACACGGTTTCGACACCCGTGATCACTGCGTCTATGACCTGGATGGACGTCCTAGTCAAATTTCAATCGGCGCATTGCTGGAAACCATATCTATTGCCGCTACGGGCCATGGCCTAAAAACAAGTATCCAGCGGCGTCCCGATTGTTCCGATACGAAGCCAACCTTCGATATCCATTTCGGGAGTGACCCGCATCTTAAGCCCGATCCGCTTATTCCTTATATACGCTATCGCAGCGTTCAACGCCGCCCCATGAGTACGCGGCCTTTAACCGGGAGAGAAAAGAGTGCGCTAGAGGCTGCAGTGAAACCCCAGTACGACATCTTGTGGCTGGAGGGTTTTTCCAGGCGTCTGGAAATGGCCCGGTTCCTGTTCGACAATGCAAAATTGCGTCTGATTATGCCTGAAGCCTATCAGGTGCACCGCGCCATCATACAATGGAACTCCCGCTATAGCGCAGATAAAGTACCTGACCAGGCACTCGGAGTTGATCCATTTACAGCCCGGTTAATGCATTGGATCATGGGAAGCTGGGATCGTGTCGAATTTTTTAACACTTTTTTGGCGGGAACCTGGGCACCGCGTCTCCAGATGGATTTGATCCCCGCCATGGCCTGTGGCGGGCATTTCGTTATCCTGGCGCCTCACGCGCCTCGATCCATCGATGACTACGTGAGCGCAGGACGCGTTATGCAGCGCTTCTGGCTTACAGCAACTAAACTTGGCCTGCAGCTGCAGCCGGAAATAACTCCTCTGGTTTTTGCACGTTATAGTCGTGAAAGTATTCCCTTTTCGAAGACAAAACAATGCATTACACTCGCCACCTCACTGACCCGACGGCTTGGTCATATTCTGGGAGAAGAAGTCGCGACCAGAGCCGTTTTCATGGGGCGCATCGGGGCTGGCAAAAGACCCGCTTCGCGGTCTATCCGGCTCGAGCTGGAGCAGATGCTTTGGCGCCTGAGGGCAGGAGCTTAA
- the prsT gene encoding XrtA/PEP-CTERM system TPR-repeat protein PrsT, with the protein MRAFRKTVLKKTGLTLAIAAALTVSSMQGCNKAVDPVKLMADAKRYEESGDHKSAIIQLKNALQQNPDNSEARYLLGAIYNKTGDFQSAEKELRKALSLGMDAGKVLPELGQALLRLGAYQQILDETKELADKTKSAQILTLRGNAQLGLGKTAEAKALFEQALGHNPDSADALIGLAKYSLVQRDVEGATHFSEQAVSRSPQNVEAWLFRGDLLRMQGKSGEALAAYDQVVKLKPNAAIAYINKAFIEIGTGKFEAAKADIDAARKISPSLMVFYTQALLDFSQQKPAAALESLQQVLSKSPDHMPSVLLAGAVQFALGSMPQAEQHLKHYLEKDPGNIYARKLLASALLKNGETKRAIDILTPPLKNVKEDPQLFALAGEAYMQAKDFAKATEYFEMASDIAPRSAMLHTALSMSRLGQGENARAISELETATKLDPKSPRAGVLLVMTHLRLKEFDKALAAVKALEKENPDNPLIQNLKGGVYLGKNDIANARASFEKALAIQPNYFPTIANLARLDIQDKKPDAARKRFEAILEKDKKNIQAMVALAGLAVNQGQNQKATEWLERAMQANPDVLQPAILLGTHYLRLGEKQKALALAKKLEGTHSKDSAVLDLLAQAQLANNDKSSALESYARLAVVQPESPLVQFRIASIHMAMRNLSAASDALKKSLAIKPDYLAAQLAQIDIEAEQGNYEKAIAMARQVQKQHKGSPAGYIAEGDLLLKQKKPALAASAYEQAFAVNKTSPLLIKLHASLRQAGKDKEADLRLIEWLKKHPNDLSARMYLADTFLTEGKLAAAVEQYQTVLKEQPKFAPALNNLATAYQRQKDPRALEYAEKAYQLATENPAVLDTLGWVLLEQENIARALPLLQKAASLAPQAGEIRYHFASALVKSGNKSQARKELEQILATGKTFSGIDEARALLERIQ; encoded by the coding sequence ATGCGCGCTTTTAGAAAGACTGTTTTAAAAAAGACTGGGCTGACGCTTGCAATCGCTGCCGCCCTCACCGTGAGCAGCATGCAAGGCTGTAACAAAGCGGTGGATCCGGTGAAACTGATGGCGGATGCGAAGCGCTACGAAGAAAGCGGGGATCACAAGTCAGCCATCATCCAGCTAAAAAATGCCTTGCAGCAGAACCCGGATAATTCGGAAGCGCGATATCTGCTTGGCGCAATATACAACAAGACTGGGGATTTTCAGTCCGCGGAGAAGGAGCTTCGCAAGGCGTTGAGCTTGGGAATGGATGCGGGCAAGGTGCTGCCTGAACTCGGACAAGCCCTGCTCAGGCTAGGCGCCTATCAACAAATCCTGGATGAAACGAAAGAACTGGCCGACAAAACAAAGTCGGCGCAGATACTTACGCTCCGGGGGAATGCACAGCTCGGATTGGGCAAGACCGCGGAAGCAAAGGCACTGTTCGAGCAAGCGCTCGGACACAATCCCGATTCTGCCGACGCACTGATCGGCTTGGCGAAATATTCCCTGGTTCAAAGGGATGTGGAAGGCGCAACCCATTTCTCGGAGCAGGCGGTTTCCCGGAGCCCACAAAATGTCGAGGCCTGGTTGTTCAGGGGCGACCTTCTGCGGATGCAAGGCAAATCCGGGGAAGCTCTGGCGGCGTATGACCAGGTGGTAAAGCTGAAACCGAACGCAGCCATTGCCTATATCAACAAAGCATTCATCGAAATTGGAACGGGCAAGTTCGAGGCGGCAAAGGCAGATATCGACGCGGCACGGAAGATCAGTCCCAGCTTGATGGTGTTTTATACCCAGGCTTTGCTCGATTTCAGCCAGCAAAAGCCCGCTGCCGCGCTGGAATCGCTCCAGCAGGTACTCAGCAAGTCGCCAGATCACATGCCCAGCGTGTTGCTCGCGGGCGCAGTCCAGTTTGCTCTCGGATCCATGCCCCAGGCGGAACAACACCTGAAACATTATCTGGAGAAAGATCCCGGAAACATCTACGCGCGCAAGCTGCTTGCTTCCGCGCTGTTAAAAAATGGCGAGACGAAACGCGCGATCGACATCCTGACCCCACCGCTCAAAAATGTGAAAGAGGATCCCCAGTTATTCGCCTTGGCTGGGGAAGCTTACATGCAAGCCAAGGATTTTGCGAAAGCCACGGAATACTTTGAAATGGCCAGCGATATCGCACCGAGAAGTGCGATGCTTCATACCGCTTTAAGCATGAGCAGGTTGGGGCAGGGGGAAAACGCCCGGGCCATCTCCGAACTGGAAACAGCGACAAAACTCGACCCCAAATCGCCGCGGGCAGGAGTGTTGCTGGTCATGACCCATTTACGCCTCAAAGAATTCGACAAGGCGCTCGCCGCGGTAAAGGCATTGGAGAAGGAGAATCCTGATAATCCCCTCATTCAAAACCTGAAAGGCGGCGTGTATCTTGGCAAGAACGATATAGCGAATGCAAGAGCGAGCTTTGAGAAAGCGCTTGCTATTCAACCAAACTATTTTCCGACTATAGCAAATCTCGCACGACTCGACATTCAGGATAAAAAACCGGATGCCGCAAGAAAACGCTTTGAAGCAATTCTGGAAAAGGACAAGAAGAATATCCAGGCCATGGTCGCGCTGGCGGGTCTTGCTGTCAACCAGGGACAGAACCAGAAGGCTACCGAGTGGCTGGAGCGTGCAATGCAAGCAAATCCGGATGTCCTTCAGCCGGCCATCCTGCTTGGAACACATTATCTGCGTTTGGGCGAAAAGCAGAAGGCCCTGGCTCTCGCCAAGAAACTGGAGGGGACACATTCCAAGGACTCCGCTGTGCTGGATTTACTGGCACAGGCTCAACTAGCTAACAATGACAAATCGAGTGCCTTGGAGAGCTACGCCCGGCTCGCTGTCGTACAACCGGAATCCCCGCTTGTTCAATTCCGCATCGCCTCCATTCATATGGCAATGCGGAACCTCTCCGCCGCATCAGATGCGCTGAAAAAATCGCTGGCTATAAAACCCGATTATCTGGCTGCGCAATTGGCGCAGATCGACATTGAAGCAGAACAGGGTAATTATGAGAAAGCAATCGCGATGGCGCGCCAAGTTCAGAAGCAGCATAAAGGGTCACCCGCAGGTTATATAGCAGAGGGCGATCTGTTGCTGAAACAGAAAAAACCCGCGCTTGCCGCAAGCGCCTATGAACAGGCATTCGCGGTTAATAAAACCTCGCCCTTGTTGATCAAGCTGCACGCATCGCTCAGGCAGGCTGGAAAAGATAAGGAGGCAGACCTTCGCTTGATCGAATGGCTGAAAAAACACCCGAATGATTTATCTGCTCGAATGTACCTCGCGGATACGTTTCTCACAGAGGGAAAACTGGCTGCTGCAGTGGAGCAATATCAAACTGTCCTGAAAGAACAACCGAAATTTGCTCCGGCGCTTAATAACCTGGCTACCGCTTATCAGCGTCAAAAGGACCCCAGGGCCTTGGAATACGCGGAAAAGGCATACCAGCTTGCTACGGAAAACCCGGCAGTACTGGATACGCTGGGTTGGGTACTGCTGGAGCAGGAAAATATCGCGCGAGCTCTACCGCTTTTACAGAAAGCCGCTTCTTTGGCGCCTCAAGCAGGGGAAATCCGCTACCATTTTGCATCCGCACTGGTTAAATCTGGCAATAAAAGCCAGGCGCGTAAAGAGCTTGAGCAAATTCTGGCTACTGGAAAAACCTTTTCAGGCATAGATGAAGCCAGAGCTCTTCTTGAGCGGATACAGTAG
- the pepA gene encoding flocculation-associated PEP-CTERM protein PepA, with the protein MNKKLINLSMAAVLLGGPAIGYSATLDTFSADGVLQNFTGFDWHSNGGGWVQGFDLTGANMQGDSDTFTLTYQAFAGVINTTSPTNNLFVAAPGSQNGTYEVTTFQTLTQTATCANDGCSSIDITTNSGSWRIFLDSSPDANQSTGTGFLDGVNILSGTWDSGFSTFSATGAIPGPAVLGTGGGFLFGTVTFTNNTYVNPALAGTQFQASLQFPGQSAPSYTRPAAFDGVATGADTASSFVIQTDGSQGFTHGEVPEPGILALMGIGLLGFAFTGRRRT; encoded by the coding sequence GTGAATAAAAAGCTCATCAATTTATCAATGGCTGCAGTATTGCTGGGTGGTCCCGCCATTGGATATTCCGCAACCCTGGACACATTCAGCGCAGATGGAGTACTGCAAAATTTTACAGGCTTCGACTGGCATTCAAATGGTGGCGGCTGGGTTCAGGGGTTTGACCTGACCGGTGCCAACATGCAAGGTGATAGCGATACCTTCACCTTGACGTATCAAGCCTTTGCAGGTGTCATCAACACCACTTCCCCGACGAATAATCTATTTGTGGCGGCTCCTGGCTCCCAAAATGGAACGTACGAAGTAACCACCTTTCAGACGCTTACACAGACCGCGACTTGCGCGAACGATGGGTGCTCCAGCATCGATATCACCACGAACAGCGGATCATGGCGGATTTTCCTTGATTCCAGTCCTGATGCGAACCAGTCCACCGGGACGGGCTTTCTCGACGGGGTGAACATACTGAGTGGAACATGGGATAGCGGTTTCAGCACCTTCTCTGCAACCGGTGCGATTCCCGGGCCGGCCGTACTCGGCACGGGCGGCGGTTTTCTGTTCGGAACGGTCACCTTCACTAATAACACGTATGTGAATCCGGCGTTGGCAGGCACTCAGTTTCAAGCCTCGCTTCAGTTCCCCGGCCAGAGTGCGCCATCCTATACGCGGCCGGCAGCATTTGACGGAGTTGCCACCGGGGCTGACACTGCATCGAGTTTTGTAATCCAAACCGATGGATCACAAGGTTTTACTCACGGAGAAGTGCCGGAGCCCGGCATTTTAGCTCTGATGGGTATCGGTCTGCTTGGTTTTGCCTTCACGGGCCGTCGTCGCACCTGA
- a CDS encoding oxidative damage protection protein: MGRTVNCIKLGRELEGLDFPPYPGELGKRIFENVSKEAWAGWIRHQTMLVNEYHLNLSDIKARKYLAEQLDAYFFGSGAEQPRGYVPLAK, encoded by the coding sequence ATGGGAAGAACCGTAAATTGCATCAAGCTCGGGCGGGAGCTGGAAGGTCTGGATTTTCCGCCTTATCCTGGCGAGCTGGGAAAGCGTATTTTTGAGAATGTCTCGAAAGAGGCATGGGCGGGCTGGATCAGGCACCAAACCATGCTGGTCAACGAGTATCATTTGAATCTGTCGGACATCAAGGCGCGCAAATATCTGGCCGAACAGCTGGATGCGTATTTCTTTGGAAGCGGTGCGGAACAACCTCGCGGCTATGTGCCTCTTGCCAAATAA
- a CDS encoding N-acyl amino acid synthase FeeM domain-containing protein has product MHIFQPFYALITHRYNFLPHDSEDSEAIISFESPYRWQDICIGKHDSKSVRTHSIDQQRFHIRMANSEDQREAASLLIKKRYSWRGYSVDMPVINEPNRITLIAETANQTVGTMTLCVDGNSSLPADENFGDELNELRAQGRRLCEPSRLAIDDNVPPRVFASLIHVCYIYAANIHGFTDWVVEVNPRHAGFYKRMLGCRQIAEERVCTRVDAPAVLLRVKLEYMAEQIGKFGGLMEQHGNERSFYPYFFSAEDEGNITERLKTGGVWVPSA; this is encoded by the coding sequence ATGCATATCTTTCAACCATTTTATGCTCTCATTACCCACAGATATAACTTTCTGCCTCATGATAGTGAAGATAGCGAAGCGATAATTTCATTCGAGTCTCCTTATCGGTGGCAGGATATTTGTATTGGGAAACATGATTCCAAGTCTGTTCGCACTCATTCTATCGATCAACAGCGCTTTCATATTCGAATGGCTAATTCAGAAGATCAGCGTGAAGCCGCGAGCTTGCTCATAAAAAAAAGGTATTCCTGGAGAGGTTATTCTGTTGATATGCCGGTCATCAACGAGCCTAACAGGATTACATTGATCGCTGAAACCGCAAACCAGACAGTAGGCACCATGACCTTGTGTGTGGATGGCAATTCATCGTTGCCCGCGGATGAGAATTTTGGTGACGAACTGAATGAGTTGCGGGCGCAGGGACGAAGGCTGTGTGAACCTTCCAGACTTGCAATTGATGATAATGTACCTCCCCGGGTTTTTGCTTCACTGATTCATGTTTGCTATATCTATGCGGCAAATATCCATGGTTTTACTGACTGGGTGGTAGAAGTAAACCCTCGTCACGCTGGTTTCTATAAAAGAATGCTGGGATGCAGGCAGATTGCCGAAGAGCGAGTTTGCACCCGTGTTGACGCACCTGCGGTGCTGCTTAGGGTGAAACTTGAATATATGGCCGAACAAATTGGGAAATTCGGCGGATTGATGGAGCAACACGGTAACGAAAGATCTTTTTACCCCTATTTTTTTTCCGCAGAGGATGAAGGTAACATTACTGAGCGACTGAAAACCGGGGGTGTCTGGGTACCCTCTGCGTGA
- a CDS encoding inositol monophosphatase family protein, translating to MIDAVIAAVKAVAQQEILPRYMKVARQRKVDGSLFTEADLATQEALARELRKIYPGPVVGEEMTENEQVAHWREGEAGLWCMDPIDGTSNFVNGLSYFAVSVALMRQGRSVLGVVYNPVADEMFYAEKGRGAFLNGEKLPIKEDVPPLCAAIASVDLKRLGRRLAQEVSTAKPFSSQRNFGSCALEWCYTAAGRFDLYLHGGQKLWDYAAGSLILEEAGGHMCGLNEDDFWTEPLWQRSAIAALDLNLFMQWRDWVRAHR from the coding sequence GTGATTGATGCAGTTATCGCTGCCGTCAAAGCAGTTGCCCAGCAGGAAATTCTGCCGCGCTATATGAAAGTTGCGCGCCAGCGCAAGGTCGATGGAAGCCTGTTCACGGAAGCTGATCTTGCCACACAGGAAGCGCTCGCGCGCGAGCTGAGGAAGATCTATCCCGGTCCAGTGGTTGGAGAAGAAATGACGGAAAACGAGCAGGTCGCACACTGGCGGGAAGGCGAGGCGGGACTTTGGTGCATGGATCCGATAGACGGAACTTCCAATTTCGTCAATGGTTTGTCCTACTTTGCCGTTTCTGTGGCACTGATGCGACAGGGGAGAAGCGTTCTGGGAGTGGTTTACAATCCAGTGGCGGATGAAATGTTCTATGCCGAAAAAGGCAGGGGCGCATTCCTGAATGGGGAAAAATTGCCGATAAAGGAAGATGTACCGCCGCTCTGTGCGGCTATTGCGAGCGTGGATCTGAAACGGCTCGGCCGCAGGCTAGCCCAGGAAGTCTCTACGGCAAAGCCGTTTTCTTCCCAGCGCAACTTCGGCTCCTGTGCTCTGGAATGGTGTTACACCGCTGCCGGACGCTTTGACCTGTATCTGCACGGCGGTCAGAAACTATGGGACTATGCCGCAGGCAGCCTGATTCTGGAAGAAGCAGGCGGTCACATGTGCGGTTTGAACGAAGATGATTTCTGGACCGAGCCCCTCTGGCAGCGCTCAGCCATTGCTGCCCTTGATCTGAATCTTTTCATGCAATGGCGCGACTGGGTACGCGCACATCGATAG